Within Amycolatopsis sp. cg5, the genomic segment GTGAACGCTTCCCCGCCCGAGAGTAAACGCCGAGGCCGCCGTCCCGCAGGCCAAGACACCAAGACGGCACTGCTCGACGCCGCCAGAGCCGTCTTCGGCGAGTACGGCTACGAGGGCGCCACGGTGCGTGCGATCGCCACCAAGGCAGGCGTCGACGCGGCCATGGTCAACCACTGGTTCGGCGGCAAGGAGAACCTGTTCGCCCAGGCGGTGCTCCACCTCCCGTTCGACCCCACCCAGCTCATCGCGTCCTTTCTGGACGGCGACATCGACGGCCTCGGCGAGCGCATCGTCCGCAATTTCCTGACGGTCTGGGACGCCACCGACGGCGGCGTCTTCCCCGCGCTCATCCGCAGCATCGCCGGCCACGACCTGGCGGCCCAGGCCTTGCGCGAGCTGTTCATGAACAAGGTGTTCGCACTGCTGGCCGCGAAGATCGACGTCGACCAGCAGGACCTGCGCGCGACACTGTGCGCGTCGCAGATGGTCGGCATGGGCATCGTCAGGTACGTGGCCAAGTTCGAGCCGCTGGCGTCGGCGGACCACGACACGGTGATCAGGGCGGTGGCGCCGAACCTGCAGCGCTACCTGACCGGTCCCCTGGACTAAACGCTCGTGAGCGTTGCAGGCGGTTCTAATCTCCGGAAGGGAAAATGCGGCAGGCAGATGTGGCCGCTGCGCGAGGTGGGACGACGTGAACGCCCCGTTCACAACTTTGGACGTTGTAAACGGGGCGTTCACGTCGTCTCGCTGGTGAGCCACACCTGATTTCGTGTCCACAAAGGACGCCGGGCGTGAAGTTTAGTCCGCTACGTCCTATTCGGGCGGTTCTGTTGAGGTCTTGGACGTGACGAAGGGGGCCCATGTCACGCTCAGCGTGACAAAGGTGGCCTTTGTGTGGTCCAGCCGCGCCCATACCGCCGCGGAGCGGGACACGACCCTCACCATGGCCGAGCGAGAGACGCCACCTTTGGCCTTCCGCTCAATAACCGCCCGCGACGCTCACGCCGCCCCCGTTCAGGTGCGCTTGGCGGCGACCAGGAACGGGCCGTACTCGAACATCACGGTCACCGCGTCGCCGGTGCCGTTGATCCAGACCTTGACCTCGTCGCGGTCGAACAACGCGGGCGGGATGGGGAGCATCACCGGCGCGGTCGTCCTGTAGTCCTGCTCCTCGGTCTGGAAACGCACGCGCAGCTTGGTCCGCGCCTTGCCTGCCGACGACCGCGCGAGCGTCGCGGTGCCCGCACGCCACGGCTCGGCGCGCGCCGCGGCGGACCGGCGGCGCCATCGGCTGGTTCCGATCAGTCCCGACAGCACCAGGATGATGGTGAGGAACGTGGAAACCACGGTCACGGTCCGCACCAGGCCCGGCAGTTCGGGGTCGGCCTCAGTCCGGATCCGGGTCGGGTCCGCCGGGTCGTAGATGACGGTGACGGGATCGTTCTCGTGGTAGGCGCCCGCGTCGTCCACATCGACGAACTCGAGCCGTCGCACGCCGTTGTCCGTGTAGTACTCGATGCCGATCGACTCGAACTTCCCGGAAACGATCATGGCGAAGACGACGCCGTGGGTTCTGCTTTCGGTCTTCAGAAGATCCGCGTCCCGGTAACGGACGAACCCGACCATGCCCCAGGCCGCGATGAACAGAACCAGTCCCGCGATGACCAAGCGCAGCGCCCGCCTGCGCAGTCGCGCGACCGCGGCCGGCGCGTGATCGGGCTCGGCGGGCGTGGTGGCGGGCTTGTTCACGTCGTCGCCTTTGCCGAGCACGGAAAGGAAGGTCGTACGACGGAAATCGGTCGCGCTGGTCATGATCAACGCTCCCCGTCGCGGCGCGCGGCGACCAGGAACGGGCCGTACTCGAACATCACGGTCACGTCGTGGCCCTCGCCGTTGATCCACACCCGTTGCTCGCCCGTCATCACCTTGTGGGGCAAGGGAAAGGCCACCGGCGTGTTCGTGGTGAAGGAGTCCACGTCACCCTC encodes:
- a CDS encoding TetR family transcriptional regulator, which codes for MSDVNASPPESKRRGRRPAGQDTKTALLDAARAVFGEYGYEGATVRAIATKAGVDAAMVNHWFGGKENLFAQAVLHLPFDPTQLIASFLDGDIDGLGERIVRNFLTVWDATDGGVFPALIRSIAGHDLAAQALRELFMNKVFALLAAKIDVDQQDLRATLCASQMVGMGIVRYVAKFEPLASADHDTVIRAVAPNLQRYLTGPLD
- a CDS encoding DUF3592 domain-containing protein, which gives rise to MTSATDFRRTTFLSVLGKGDDVNKPATTPAEPDHAPAAVARLRRRALRLVIAGLVLFIAAWGMVGFVRYRDADLLKTESRTHGVVFAMIVSGKFESIGIEYYTDNGVRRLEFVDVDDAGAYHENDPVTVIYDPADPTRIRTEADPELPGLVRTVTVVSTFLTIILVLSGLIGTSRWRRRSAAARAEPWRAGTATLARSSAGKARTKLRVRFQTEEQDYRTTAPVMLPIPPALFDRDEVKVWINGTGDAVTVMFEYGPFLVAAKRT